ATTCAAGAAAGGCATACAACTTACTTCAACTATACAACCAAACAGAATATAGTCCACACCCAGCACGAGTTCCATTCACTCAATCTTGGCGAGCAGGTTTACTCAGTACATGTGCTTGTAGATTGGAAAAGATTCCTTAATAGATTAGTTTAAGTGCGCACAAACTGACTAGAAATGATTTACTCTTTGTTTCAATTTACGTGACATTATTACATATTTgacgacccaaaatgtcatacCATTCCAGTTTTTATATGAACTTCGCAATTTTTAAGATCAAAATTCAAACTTTGGTATGTATTCTTTGTCGAATCAACTTTTAGCCATTACTTCTACATTTTCTTCTATTATCACAAACATAATATATAAGTAAAATCAAAATCTTAAAATTCATGCTCATTCTTACACCATCACATAaaatgagacggagggagtaactTTAAAAACGAAAAAGAATTCAAACTCTTTTCTACAAaatgacacacacacacacacacaacataATGGCAGGATTTACCTGTACACACCATTGTTAACGTTGGGATAGATAATCTCATTCCATTTTCGAATCTCATCTTTCAATGCAGCTGGTGAAAGATCCAATTCAGGATTCCCTGCAATTCCATTCAAACCCGAATTGAAAAATTCAATAATATCATAACTTTCATTACAAAAAACCTCCTTTCTCTCCACGTCCCACAACATTGGTACAGTGGACCGACCATTATAACCTCCACGTGTCAGCTTATACACCTCTCTCAAAGTTTTACACCCATTGGCTTTATCCAAACCCGGAACAAGCTTACCCTTATTCGGGTCAGTATGAACCCGGAATTCCCATGACCCGTCGATACCCGGAGAAGCAATGGAGACCGGAATAGAATCTTCTAGACCCTTAAGAGCTCGGACAATTAGAGTTCGGTGGGCCCAAGGACAAGGCAGACCCACGTAAAGGTGGAGATTTTTGGAGAATTTGGGGTTAGAATTTATACGAAATTGAGAAGTGGGTCGGGTGTAGGAGCCGGTTGGGTCGGATGGAGCGAGCTGAGACATCATGAGGTGCCACGTGGTGGACCATGTGGAACGGACGGTGGAGATGAGGAGCTGGGGTGGTAGGGATTGACCCCATAGAAGCTTAGTAATGGTGGTTATGAGATTGGTGTTCGGATTTTGGTTAAGTGACATTCTTGGAGTTGAGGTGCATAGCTTAGGATGAAGAACTTTAGTGTGTGTGTGCGTGTTTTTTAATGTAACAAAAGGGGTGGAGATGAAGGAGGTGACATGGGTAGAATACATGTTTTTTCTGGTGTTATTACCAGCCAGAATTTAAAAGGAAATTTTGGAGGAGAGGAAGAGGGAGTAAAAAGGATTGTTGAAAATTGGAAAATGGGCTTGAGTTGTTTTGGCACCGTTAACTTGGAGGGGTAAAATTGcacaaaaaccaaaacaaaaggtAAATGTTTTTCATTTCCAATAGTTCAGTGGTATTTTTAAAAAATGGTGTTTAGACGAGGTACTGTTAGTATTATTTTCTATTCCTTTTTTCGCTAATTCTGGTTCTTCTCTTCTCCCTGTCGAAGCTCACAGATTGGATTTTTTTAGTCAAGGTAATTTTGAAGATAgtttataatttattatttttgcaATTATAGTTTGTATACGTATACGGGTAAACTTGGGGTCAACATTTCGGTGAGTGTATGAGATAGAGACCGAATATGAGAACTCTTTGGTTCGAGGCCGGAACGGGATGCTCGCCACCGGGCCCGGCAAGTCAACATCCCCTGAACCTCGAACGAGTTCCAAGACCTAGGAAAGCATTACAAACAATTGCACACGACTAACAGAGGGCCGTGATATCCGCACCCGACCGGATATCACGACACGGATCTCGCTCGATGTATCAGTGATTGGTGTACAGGGAGGAATTTTACCcttttagaattgtactaggaGTAAAACTCCTCTATGACGAGCTTgaaacacacactaaaatatgctcgctagtcgaatatagtaaattAAAATATCATATGCACAGAGATTGGAGTAAAcaatattatcgtagtttgtagctataTTACTatcaaagatgatcaacaattgaggtTTATGTgagttaaaactaaaattaactaagagtctaaactattggctaatgacgaTCAACACAAGTAATAAGCAAAGGAAgttatcaattgggagaagatagggttgataggataggtgcaaaataaatgtttgggatttaactctaaaTAATTCACTTCtcatgttcaagtgagtctcgcgaattcacttggttattagttcaattatttagtagaaactcctatctcgattaagtttcaacctcacaagatgaaccaattttaagTACCTGAAAATATgtaagaattcgtagtggattggtctttaggagaacctctctcgattatcctcctaacaaagtttaatcaacaattcaactagcctcttccgattactaagaagaattaatgacttcaaccaacaaaatataatgcaacaatatcacaagttatgcctctctcgattacattaacaagtgaatatagatgaaacgattaaaacatccaaaacgattcaatacataaaaattagagttaattatccacaaaccagtatacaccaaatccatcaaatcgtaaagagaactactccatggatatggagtaattcatcactaATATAaggaaaaacataaaacgatctaaactcttgtcttgagtgagaaTTGATTAATTGATTCCTTGTGCTTTCGCTTCTCCGCCTCCTCCTTaacctccttaggtcttagatatgtcaaaagtccataaaatgctgtttttacatgtatttatactaagtagggccGAGCCCAGACGAAAATACATTTTCCTGCGGGAACTGGGAAAATAACTCTGTAAAAtttgcacaggcgcgccgcatggggcgacacACCACCGGGGCGGTTTTGGGAAACTTTAGAGAGCTTGTTTTAACAGGCTTCAGGAAAATTAGGCAGCCGCGGCGCGCCACGCACTACCCCATGTGTCACGGCTGTGGGGCTTTCTCTGAGTACGGATTTTTCTTGCGTTTTTGATATCCATGCTTGGTCCTTGACCCACAAACGCAATCCCGACTTAATCCCTTAggtttttactcagacttcaaagaaaatcacttgaattcattccataacatctacataactcggaatcactcctacaaggcatacaacacacaattagtgcaaaacactagcgattaaagcttaaacacaattaaagtgcagtaaattggagtgcaataagcgactaaaatacgtaattatagcctaccatcaacaccccaaacTCAAACCATTactcatcctcgagcaatcaaactacacttcatttAGACACAACCTTATTcatcaactcttctaacttattaccgtcacgatccaaaccgatgggccatgacgagtacccgagtcctacctgtcgaacacccttaagcatgcgtctaagatataaatatgaataacatctgtcaataaactgctaaattacgagaataacatacgtgagggaaacctgtccaaaagacatatatacatatacatgcggaatatgGTAAGGCGAGctgacaaggctgctatagacaactatatatccaaaaatagaagccgacaaggccacatactatccaactatacataaatttctacatacctctaatagaatatacaattGTATAAGGACGGTAcggggccccgtcatacccatatatatatacaaacatatagTACCAAAATctaaagcagctccggatcaaatgaaGCATACCAACTCTCATTGAttaaggatcctaagaagggggaccgtcaacttATCTACCTATACttgcgggcataaaacgcaggCCCCGAGAAATAGGGCGCCATTAcgaataatatactgagtatgtaaggcatgaaatcagtacataagagacatagatgaaacatggaataaagaattccgcttgtaagtctaaataactttgtaaaccTTGAAACAttaataatgtcatgcacgtgtgtATAAATGTCGTATTATGCATAgatataggtgtacataacatcatccagcctctgagggcatcctatcatatcatctcggccactgtggtcaatatcatcaacatataccaactgatcaagtggtggtgtgtatataatgtggtaacctttttccatatcccatatacatataatatacacgtatataacatcatatggtcatgggtcaatgtacatgtataaatgaatgaaatgcataagaaacgCGTTAATAGATTTTCTTGGAATGTTATAAGATTAATATACCTTTAGgataactttatcaactacgtatttttctgagacccatgaacagaagatataatggtaattcacatgggaaatcaagaacataggcacccctagtaattctatgaatagagtcatttatgaaagttgtgcatttgctcgtgtcgcttgtatcgtatggatcatgccaaaaaaagaagggatagccttaacatacctgagccgattctcttaacaatccatctaacacacgtcaattgcgacaaatcACGTAACGACGGATCAAAGTAaggaaaattcgtatgatattcttgagaaagattgcaccgtactcccttagaatcgcaaatcttGCGCTTTATCGTATCATGAAGTTTCAAACAAATTGCTTGAACTCCATCCGTAAGCTTAGCATTACCTTAATAAGGTAAGGAATCTCTTAAAATTATTGGTTTTGGGAGCTTCATCCGTTAGCAAGCTTAGTAGATGTAAACATCTCCATTTTTGTGAATTAAAGAGATTTTAAGTCTTGGTGGTGTGGGCCTCACTTTCTAAGACTTGGTGTCACATAACCCTCTTAAATGTGCCACCTTTCAACATAATTTAAGAGTCACTAAATGGGGATGGtgtgctgccacgttgggggggGGGGTTCCTTAGTCTTATCCAAAGTCTTTAATTAATTACCCACcaattccttaattaactagttaatctcccattaattaataattaaccaattacccacataattaaaaattatctcaaattacttaaaatactactcacttttaacatactttatgtaccctactatcatggtcatgggtaccttgtatgacactagtccataaataccgggttaTTATGGCTCGGATTGTAttatatcccaaattgacaaccttcaatgaaactcattttctttgatttgtttaccctttaaccttcacagcacttacttatcgcctgttataaatatcataaatgcctataaactcaaaataatctcattcccgagcttacgtcgattaacttatgacaaaactttaacatacaaaaacGCGAAATGTAACATCCTtctccccttagaaacattcgtccatGAATGTTTAACTCCCCAGGATCTATATGAATTTTGGCAGAGTCACCTTTGTAGCAGTAATACTATAAATCCTTCATGTAGAGAACTCAATAATTCAACTCACATATTGCCACAATCATCAATCACGACAACGACCTGACACGACTAGTGAAAATAATTAACACAAGAATCTATACTCATACCTTAGGGCTGTGATTTCTTAGTTGGATCCTTCTCTGGAAGAGGAAATAAGTGAGGATActtagacttcatgtcttcttcggcttcccaagtcatttcttccacattattgtttctccaaagtactttcaccgaagctacatctttagtcctcaatctccgaacctgtctGTCTACTATAACAATGGGATTTTCCTCATATGATAGTTGTTCCGTGACCTAAACATCATCAACTGACACAACTCTGGAAGGATCTTCGATACATTTATGGAGCAttgacacatgaaagactggatgtacagattccaagtcagaaggcaagtctaactcatatgctacctggcctaccttgcgtatgatcttatatgatccaatgtaccgagggataagtttccctttcttttcgaacctcataatgcctttcatcggtgatacctttaggaatacccaatagTCAACCTggaactctaagtctcatcgtcgattatccgcataagacttttgatggctttgagctactaatagcctttcctgtataagcttaatcttctcgattgCCTATTGTACtaattctggtcctactaacttagttttcccaacatcgaaccatcctataggcgacctacacttccatcCGTAAAAAGCTTCgtatggagctatctgaatactggaatgatagaTATTATTATACACGAACTCCATAAGTgccagatgatcatcccagcttcccttgaagtctatcacgcaagcccgtaacatatcctccagtgtctgaatagtacgctcagcttgTCTGtctgtctgggggtgaaatgctgtattaagacttacctgagtccccaatcctttttggaaagATTTCtagaaattagctgtaaattgagctcttgtatccgagataatagatatagggacaccatgattcatactatctccttaatgtaaagccttaCATAATCCTTTGCGGAATATGCAGTCCTtacaggcagaaaatgggctgattttgtaagtttATCAACAAtcaacctgctgacagttaaggcactgagcaacaaactctgctatatcctttttcattccatctcaccaatatatttccctgatattatgatgcatctttgtttctcctggatggatagaataacgagaatagtgagtctcTCCCATTACCTGCTGGCGcaaccctgcaacattagggacatataatcgtcctcgatatctgaggaccccttATCctataatctcaaatggtgtcctCTCCCTCTAAGGGGCTATATCCCTGTAATGAGCTAACACATGATCCTCATACTGGTGTTCCTTCActttagttactaaagaggatgttgccgtgtCCTGAACAGTAATTTCGATATCACTTGAATCtaataatcgaactccaagactagataggtgatgaatctcatgggctattccccttcttctctggctgtaaatatgataggctacccatataGTTACAACTAAGGGCATCGACTACTatgttcgccttccccggatggtataaaatatcaatgtcatagtctttaagtagctccaaccatctcctttgacgtaaattcaattccttttgcttgaagatatactggaggctcttatgatccgtatagatatcaacatgaatgccatacaagtagtgcctccacatatttagtgcatgaatcaccgcggctaactctaaatcatgggtcgggtaattcATCTCATGCTTTCTTAGTTATCTAGAAgaataagctacaaccttaccatgctgcattagtatacaacccaatccaatgcctgaagcgtcacagtagatagcataaccatcggaTTCCTTTGGGAGTGTTAGAACCGATGCTGAAGTTAGTCcatccttcaatgcctggaaatctgttcgcaagcatcagtccactgaaacttagctcttctaagtcaactttgtcaatgatgccgaaagagaagaaaatccccCTATAAATCTcatgtaataacctgccaaactgaGAAAGTTGCGAACCTCCGTTGGTGTCGTGGGtataggccaagtctttactgcctcaatcttttgtgtatcaacctGGATACCCTCACCCAAAATAATATGCCCAAGTAAAGCTACAAAGTTCAACTAGAATTCATATTtaagagaattttgcatacaacttccctttttgtagaactctgagcatagTACGCAAATGATATGCATGATCAGTCTCTAAATAAGAttacaccaatatatcattaataaatacaattacgaatagatctaaaaagggtctgaacacacggttcataaaatccatgaatactgctggggcattggtcaaaccgaatgacataacacgaaactaaaagtgcccgtatctggtcctgaatactatctttggaatatctttctccttaacccttacctgatggtacccggacctcaagtctatctttgagaaacacttggcaccttgcaacatatcaaataaatcatcaatcctcgggagcaggtacttattcttgatcgttaccttattcaactgtctataatcaatacacatccgtaaggaactatctttcttcctcacaaataacataggtgctccccacggtgatgtactaggtctgataaagcctttttcaagcaagtcccttagttgttccttcaactcttttagctCTGCGGTTtctattctatagggaggaatggatattggttgagtatctTGTAATATGTCATTAGCAAACTCAATTTATTGCTCTGGCGGAAAACTCGGAAGCTCATCGAGAAAAATATCGGAAAACTCATTAATCACAAGGATAGATTGAATGGTTGGTAACTTTACTTTCACATcttgaacccgaactaagtgataaatatagccctttctgatcatccttcttgccttgagataggaaataaatctacctctcggcgatgccgtattacctttctattccaaaataggctcccctggaaattggAATCGGACCATCttcgatctacaatcaacgttggcatgacaagaatccaaccaatccatacccattataacatcaaattctaccatatctaactcgattaggtctgctactgtagattaactatgaactactattatacaatctctatatactCGCCTAGCTATCACTGGGTCCCCAACAGGTGTGGAcgcctcaaaaggtttaaccaactcaggttttattccaaacttactagaaaccaatggagtaacatatgataaggtggaacttgggtcaatcaatgcatatacatcatatgaggagactgataatatacttgtaacaacatcaggtgatgacTCCTGATCTTGTCATCAtgctaatgcataaatgcggttctgaggactGCTCAAGCTAgatgctctgcccctacctctaccacgaccgattggtgcttgtgaaccttgcccagGGGGCGCATTGATGATGTCCAACCAGCTACAAATCCCGCtagctgagctatgcttgcatcacctctcatcgtacaatccctcataacgtggcctggataaccacaagtataacaaacactcAACCCCATACGGAACTGCCCGACATACTGCTTACCACACTGGGCACATCGTCACAAGGGCGGCCTTATCTAaattgactcacccctatactaagAACTTGAGGCCCTGGAAGTCTAACCAGGCCCtaaatatgtggaacgatcaaatctcttattgccaaactgagggggtgcgCTAGCCGATGGCTGTGCTAGATACCTCGAGTATTGTTATCTCTCACCACCTTAAAACTCACTAGAAGGACCCATAGACATTAatctcttattctgggccctatcatgctcatggTCGGCCCTTTGCTTCTGCTtatgctcctctacaccctgagcgtatgcctgaatacgagaaatatccatgtctggttGAAGTGAGATCGATATACAATCGTTAAGTAAGTGCGGCTCTAACCCCATCACAAACCGGTGGACCCAGTCCGCCAtattagatacaatagtgggagcatacctagccaatgaatcaaactgaagactgtactcccAAACACTTATGTTACCctaccgaagggtcaagaacctatcaactctggcccgtctaagctctggtggcagataatgacgaagaaaagtctctgtaaactcctgccatactacATGAGGGGATCCTCACCTCTGGAAAATttccaagactcgtaccaattaactacaacatcttggagtctataggaagctagctcaactaacTCAGTCGTAGTGGCCTTTATTACCCTCAAAATCCTCTGCGTTCAATCGATAAATACCTAAGGGTCTTCGTTTAGATCTACcccagtgaataccggagggtccaaattaatgaaatcacgaaccctcgcactgatggacctatctgcatgatcaatacctacttcctgacgaTGATcatgtgcggctactaatcgagttaatagCTGGATAACATCTCTCATTTTCTGACCCGGTGCATCTGGATGAAGAGCTGGATATACAGGGCGGGCGCTGGAGCTGGTTCCCCTCGGAGCTCTTCTAgagagggcggggtatgtgagGTCTGAGGTGGAATCTAACTATGAGACTTCCCCCGAGCACTGGTAACTTATGGCGcttgactagtagtctcaccagccacagACTTGCCCTTCTTGGTGGCTGTAGTCTTCGcaggcatcgctgaaaacatagcatatcgttaggaacatgaattcttatatcgcacgatctaagataagaagggaCAATAACATCCTATATCTCATGTAGCCTCctatctataagtgtggtgcacaacacacccataaacaagactctaccaGACACAGTCcatagacaaccctaggatagaactgctctaatactacttttgtcatgacccaaaccgatgggacaGGACGACTGCCCAGtcctacctatcgaacacccttaagcatgcatctaagctataaacatgaataacatctgtcaATAACCTGCTGAATTATGAGAATAACATACGTGGGGGAAATCTgaccaaaagacatatatacatatacatgcggaatacggtagggcgagctgacaaggctgctatagacaactatatatccaaaaatagaagccgacaaggccacatactatccaactatacataaatttctacatacctctaatagaatatacaattGTACAAGGACGGGAcggggccccgtcatacccatatatgtatacaaacatatcgtactaAAGtccaaagcagctccggatcaaatgaaGCACACTAGCTCTCGCTGATGAAGGATCTTAAGAAGGGGGATCGTTAACTTGTctctgcacctgcgggcatgaaatgcaggccctaggaaatagggtgtcagtacaaataatgtactgagtatgtaaggcatgaaaatcagtacataagagACAAAGATAAAATATGGAATACAAGAATTTttcctgtaagtctaaataactttgtaaaccctgaaacatttataatgttatgcacatgcgtataaatgtcgtatcatgcgtagatataggtgtacataatatcatcaagcctctgagggcatcccatcatatcatctcggccacagtgggcaaaatcatcgacatataccaactgatcaggtggtggtgcgtatataacgcggtaaccttttcccacatcccatatacatataatatacatgtatataacgtcatctggtcatgggtgaatgtacatgtataaatgaaagaaatgcataagaaatgcgttaataagattttctcagaaTATTATAAGATTAGTATACCTTTCGgataactttatcaactacgtatttttctgagacccatgaacagaagatataatgataattcacatgggaaatcaagaacataggcacccctagtaattctatgaatagagtcatttatgaaagttgtgcatttgctcctGTCGCTTGTATCGTATGGATCGTGCCAAAacgaaagaagggatagccttaatatacctgagccgattctcttaacaatccatctaacacacgtcaattgcgacaaatcacgtaacggcggatcaaaGTAAGGACAaattcgtataatattcttgagaaagattgcaccgtactccctttgAATCGCAAATCTCACTCTTTATTGTATCATGATGTTTCAAACAAATTGCTTGAAATCCATCTGTAAGCTTAGAATTACCTTAATAAGGTAAGGAATCCCTTAAAATTGTTGGTTTTGGGAGCTTCATCCGTTAGAAAGCTTAGTAGATGTAAACATCTCTATTTTTGTGAATTTAAAGATTTTAAGTCTTGGTGATGTGGGCTCCACTTTGTAAGACTTGGTATCACATAACCCTCTTAAATGTGCCACCTTTCAACATAATTTAAGAGTCACTAAATGGGGATGGTGTGCTACcacgttgggggggggggggttccttAGTCTTATCCAAAGTCtttaattaattacccacaccttaattaactagttaatctcccattaattaataattaaccaattacccacataattaaaaattatctcaaattacttaaaatactattcacttttaacatactttatgtaccctactatcatggacatggggtaccttgtatggcactagtccataaataccagatattatagctcggatcgtattatatcccaaattgacaaccttcaacgaaactcattttttttgaTTCGTTTGCCATTTAACCTTCACGCCACTTACTTATCGCctgttataaataacataaatgcCTATAaccttaaaataatctcattcccgagattacgtcaattaacttacgacaaaactgcAATGTACGAAAACACGAAATGTAACAattacaccaagaatatttaaaatagattaagcataatagtgtaacatcttcacctcaagatttaaCTCAAAAgaaccacgcattattcacaacctgctcacttactctaacatagaggtcaacgacattaacttcccttcatgaatcaagtgccctcacacaataaTAGAGAgcagttccacacacaataaaatttaagaacaattaggaactcaagatagaaagaatttactcactctcagaaacaacattcatatgccacaaaagatgaaccataggcttgcccgtagtatactactctactaattgagctcattcagtcaaggatcaagtatgactttaattggttgtaatgtaagctGCGGGAtgagtaggatacatttggatataagagtgactacatctCCCTAAACACTTTTATACATATATTTAACCGttcaaaccccacacttatgtcaaatcaTAACTCCACATTCACATCAACATACATTAACTTCctatttctttaagcacaaatgcatcaagagtcaccactagcaaagaatatttttcacaacaatacaactatttttttctttgtttttcaattcaagtggctcttactttttcaaaatagtgcacctttctccttatttcattagttccactcaaaaaccaaaccaaccaccccacactttaacttttacaaagttcataacaatttcaaATGCTCACGGGAGGTGAAagattcaaatagatggtcaattcaaataaatgggtaaagcttgtaatgtggttgccaaagaaataggattacaggctcaaaaaggttaactaagatacataacaattaggtgggtagtAGCATATAactagctcaacaaagaaatgtctatatcacttccaagactgaacaagactactatttcgttttgcaaacacacgaggcaagttctagacatcaaatgcaatgcacagaataatacaaaacctcacacacacatcaCACTTAACTCACTCAATATTGGATTATctagacactctagtcaaagcagttaagcaacgTTAAGATCatatttaaggtacttatacaagagtcaaaaactgagcctaagtgtcacaacTAAAACACTCATTATTCTCAAATTATAACAGAGTCAAGATATATTGACTTCCATTCAAACCATAACACAATATTtcctactcctaacaaaaataaaaactaactacacccatTTCGAAcaaaattcttgaaaaagaatcgcGGCACAgagaaaaaccaagggagaatTATTATGCtgcttaacaaaagaaaatctttttgtcttttttctttcgactt
Above is a window of Nicotiana tabacum cultivar K326 chromosome 8, ASM71507v2, whole genome shotgun sequence DNA encoding:
- the LOC107830448 gene encoding uncharacterized protein LOC107830448, whose amino-acid sequence is MYSTHVTSFISTPFVTLKNTHTHTKVLHPKLCTSTPRMSLNQNPNTNLITTITKLLWGQSLPPQLLISTVRSTWSTTWHLMMSQLAPSDPTGSYTRPTSQFRINSNPKFSKNLHLYVGLPCPWAHRTLIVRALKGLEDSIPVSIASPGIDGSWEFRVHTDPNKGKLVPGLDKANGCKTLREVYKLTRGGYNGRSTVPMLWDVERKEVFCNESYDIIEFFNSGLNGIAGNPELDLSPAALKDEIRKWNEIIYPNVNNGVYRCGFAQSQEAYDKAAEGLFRTLEMLEDHLGGSRYLCGDVLTLADVCLFTTLIRFDVVYNVLFKCTKKKLIEFPSLHGYLRDIYQIPKVAETCNMGQMMEGYYNILFPLNPGGIKPLMPSGCEDEVLSTPHNRGSLQSEAKVVQHSIS